A single genomic interval of Nonomuraea rubra harbors:
- the murI gene encoding glutamate racemase, which yields MPDASIGIFDSGVGGLTVARAIIDQLPQESITYVADTAHQPYGPKRLAELRAYALEVMDHLVEQDVKMLVIACNSASSAVLRDARERYDVPVVEVIMPATRRAVRATRNGRVGVIATRATIDSMAYHDAFTAAPDVLLTGVAAPRLVEYVERGETMSDELIEVVREYLEPIRAAGCDTLILGCTHYPLLTGAISYVAGEGVTLISSADETAKDVYRILHDRDLAAGGEATPRHRFRATGDSLLFARLGRRFLGPEIEVVEVAPVGGTTYNGRPT from the coding sequence GTGCCGGACGCGAGTATTGGGATCTTCGACAGCGGGGTCGGCGGCCTGACGGTCGCCCGCGCGATCATCGATCAGCTGCCCCAGGAATCCATCACCTACGTGGCCGACACGGCCCACCAGCCGTACGGGCCCAAGCGCCTCGCGGAGCTGCGGGCCTACGCCCTGGAGGTCATGGACCACCTGGTCGAGCAGGACGTCAAGATGCTCGTGATCGCGTGCAACAGCGCCAGCTCCGCCGTGCTGCGCGACGCCCGCGAACGTTACGACGTCCCCGTCGTCGAAGTGATCATGCCGGCCACCAGGCGCGCGGTGCGCGCCACCCGCAACGGCAGGGTCGGCGTGATCGCCACCAGGGCCACCATCGACTCCATGGCCTATCACGACGCCTTCACCGCGGCGCCCGACGTCCTGCTCACCGGCGTGGCCGCCCCACGCCTGGTGGAGTACGTCGAGCGTGGGGAGACGATGAGCGACGAGCTCATCGAGGTCGTGCGCGAGTACCTGGAGCCCATCAGGGCCGCCGGGTGCGACACGCTCATCCTCGGCTGCACGCACTACCCGCTGCTCACCGGCGCCATCTCCTACGTCGCCGGCGAAGGGGTCACGCTCATCTCCAGCGCCGACGAGACGGCCAAGGACGTCTACCGGATCCTGCACGACCGCGATCTGGCGGCGGGAGGCGAGGCCACCCCCCGGCACCGCTTCCGCGCCACCGGCGACTCCCTGCTCTTCGCCCGGCTCGGGCGACGGTTCCTGGGCCCGGAGATCGAGGTGGTCGAAGTCGCACCAGTGGGGGGTACTACCTATAACGGGAGGCCCACATGA
- a CDS encoding MFS transporter: MTTGVLRNPDFLRFLSSHVANELGANISRVALPLVAVLVLHAGPAEVGMLTSLQTAAFLLIGLPTGVWVDRMRKRRVMMASDVIKFVLLGSIPVAAAFDVLTIEMMFAVALLAGMSQVFNDVADQSYLPHLVSTPQLGDGNAKLEVVRSGAFLAGPGVGGALVQLLGAPRTVVVTALGALASVALLQSIKVPDKPPSDVERKPLLREIREGLVYVWQDRLLRAFMASSGINNLCVSGVLGLSVLFLAETVKLSPGALGALLMSGGIGGVLGGLTGGWLSRRLGSARATLLAILIGAPAGLLLPMTQADWRVVCFAITSIMISWAATMSNVGQTTYRQTVTPDHLLGRVNASVRFVTWGVMPLGALFGGLVAQQIGVREALWLLMICRIGAFVPLLFSPLPRVRDYTELQANA, encoded by the coding sequence ATGACAACGGGGGTGTTGCGAAACCCTGACTTCCTCCGGTTCCTCAGTTCGCACGTGGCGAACGAACTTGGGGCGAATATCTCACGCGTGGCACTTCCGCTGGTGGCCGTGCTGGTGCTGCACGCGGGGCCCGCGGAGGTGGGGATGCTGACGTCTCTGCAGACGGCGGCGTTCCTGCTGATCGGCCTGCCCACGGGGGTGTGGGTCGACCGGATGCGCAAGCGCCGGGTGATGATGGCGTCCGATGTGATCAAGTTCGTGCTGCTGGGGAGCATCCCGGTGGCGGCCGCGTTCGACGTGCTGACGATCGAGATGATGTTCGCGGTGGCGCTGCTGGCGGGGATGTCCCAGGTGTTCAACGACGTGGCCGACCAGTCGTACCTGCCCCATCTGGTCAGCACGCCGCAGCTCGGCGACGGCAACGCCAAGCTGGAGGTGGTGCGGTCGGGAGCGTTCCTGGCGGGGCCCGGGGTGGGAGGCGCGCTGGTGCAGCTGCTCGGCGCGCCGCGCACGGTCGTCGTCACCGCGCTCGGCGCGCTGGCCTCGGTGGCGCTGCTGCAGTCGATCAAGGTGCCCGACAAGCCGCCCTCCGACGTCGAGCGCAAGCCGCTGCTGCGGGAGATCCGCGAGGGCCTGGTGTACGTGTGGCAGGACCGGCTGTTACGGGCGTTCATGGCCTCGTCGGGCATCAACAACCTGTGTGTGAGCGGCGTGCTTGGCCTGTCGGTGCTGTTCCTGGCCGAGACCGTCAAGCTGTCGCCCGGCGCCCTCGGGGCGCTGCTCATGTCCGGCGGGATCGGCGGGGTGCTGGGCGGGCTGACCGGCGGCTGGTTGTCGAGGCGGCTCGGCAGCGCCAGGGCGACCCTGCTGGCCATCCTCATCGGCGCCCCCGCCGGCCTGCTCCTGCCCATGACGCAGGCCGACTGGCGGGTGGTGTGCTTCGCCATCACCTCGATCATGATCTCCTGGGCCGCGACCATGTCGAACGTCGGCCAGACCACCTACCGGCAGACCGTCACCCCCGACCACCTGCTCGGCCGGGTCAACGCGTCGGTGCGCTTCGTGACGTGGGGGGTGATGCCGCTGGGCGCGCTGTTCGGCGGGCTCGTCGCGCAGCAGATCGGGGTGCGGGAGGCGCTGTGGCTGCTGATGATCTGCCGGATCGGGGCGTTCGTGCCGCTGCTGTTCTCGCCGCTGCCCCGCGTGCGCGACTACACCGAGCTCCAGGCCAACGCCTGA
- a CDS encoding MoaD/ThiS family protein, which translates to MAIEVRIPTILRSYTDGAKAVNAEGATLEELISNLEAAHPGIKERLVDDGSLRRFVNVYLNDEDVRFLGGLGTPVSDGDTVTVLPAVAGG; encoded by the coding sequence ATGGCCATCGAGGTTCGCATTCCGACCATCCTGCGTAGCTACACCGACGGCGCCAAGGCCGTGAACGCCGAGGGCGCCACGCTCGAAGAGCTGATCAGCAACCTTGAGGCCGCTCACCCCGGCATCAAGGAGCGCCTGGTCGACGACGGCAGCCTGCGCCGCTTCGTCAACGTCTACCTGAACGACGAGGACGTGCGCTTCCTCGGCGGCCTCGGCACGCCGGTGTCCGACGGCGACACGGTGACCGTGCTTCCCGCAGTCGCCGGCGGGTGA
- a CDS encoding DUF2017 domain-containing protein, with protein MSSGFSRGRNGSVVAEFEAAEVSLLRSLVSMMLGIVSPGQTSDDPLERALGIGDGAAPSDPVLARLFPSAYEDEKESVEFRRYTEATLRDGKRADAQTVHETARSGRFELSPEEAQAWLRSLNDLRLTLGTKLDVTEEVHDEIATMSEDDPRYPAYVTYDWLTYLQDSLVRALW; from the coding sequence GTGAGTTCGGGGTTCTCGCGGGGGAGAAACGGCAGCGTCGTGGCGGAGTTCGAGGCCGCCGAGGTCTCGCTGCTGCGCTCGCTCGTCTCCATGATGCTGGGCATCGTCTCGCCCGGGCAGACCAGCGACGACCCGCTGGAGCGGGCGCTGGGCATCGGTGACGGGGCGGCGCCGTCGGATCCGGTGCTGGCCAGGCTGTTCCCGTCGGCGTACGAGGACGAGAAGGAGTCGGTGGAGTTCCGCCGCTACACCGAGGCCACGCTGCGCGACGGCAAGCGGGCCGACGCGCAGACCGTGCACGAGACCGCGCGGTCGGGGCGGTTCGAGCTGTCGCCGGAGGAGGCGCAGGCGTGGCTGCGCTCGCTCAACGACCTGCGCCTGACGCTCGGCACCAAGCTCGACGTGACCGAAGAGGTGCACGACGAGATCGCGACGATGTCCGAGGACGACCCCCGTTACCCGGCCTACGTCACCTACGACTGGTTGACCTACCTCCAGGACAGCCTGGTCCGGGCGCTCTGGTAA
- a CDS encoding MBL fold metallo-hydrolase translates to MKVTIVGCSGSYPGPDSPASCYLLEADGFRLLLDLGSGSLGALQRHIGLYDVDAICLSHLHADHCLDICGYHVARTYGPAAPYPAVPVYAPAGAPARLAAAYGMPEEPGLETAFEFVALRPGAYEIGPFTLTAGLVNHPVEAYGFRVANGGRSVAYSGDTGESNELVKLAAGTDLLLCEASFVEGPDLPPDLHLTGRQAAEHAAKADVGRLVLTHLVPWNDQATVLEEASGGGYAGPVELARSGAVYDLA, encoded by the coding sequence ATGAAGGTGACCATCGTCGGCTGTTCCGGGAGCTACCCCGGCCCCGACAGCCCCGCATCCTGCTACCTCCTCGAAGCCGACGGGTTCAGGCTGCTGCTCGACCTCGGCAGCGGGTCGCTGGGCGCGCTGCAACGCCACATCGGCCTGTACGACGTGGACGCCATCTGCCTATCGCACCTGCATGCCGATCATTGCCTCGACATCTGCGGCTACCACGTGGCGCGCACGTACGGGCCCGCGGCGCCGTACCCCGCCGTGCCGGTCTACGCGCCCGCCGGCGCGCCCGCCCGGCTGGCGGCCGCGTACGGCATGCCGGAGGAGCCCGGGCTGGAGACGGCCTTCGAGTTCGTGGCGCTGCGGCCGGGCGCGTACGAGATCGGGCCGTTCACGCTCACCGCCGGCCTGGTCAACCACCCGGTCGAGGCGTACGGGTTCCGGGTCGCCAACGGCGGCAGGAGCGTCGCCTACTCGGGTGACACCGGGGAGTCGAACGAGCTGGTCAAGCTGGCCGCGGGCACCGACCTGCTGCTGTGCGAGGCGTCGTTCGTGGAGGGCCCCGACCTGCCTCCCGACCTGCACCTCACCGGCCGCCAGGCGGCCGAGCACGCGGCGAAGGCCGACGTGGGCAGGCTCGTGCTCACCCACCTCGTCCCCTGGAACGACCAGGCCACCGTGCTGGAGGAGGCCTCGGGCGGCGGTTACGCGGGCCCGGTCGAGCTGGCCCGCAGCGGCGCCGTGTACGACCTGGCCTGA
- the rdgB gene encoding RdgB/HAM1 family non-canonical purine NTP pyrophosphatase, whose protein sequence is MKIVLATRNAGKIAELRRILAGFDIVGLEEFPSIGEIAETGVTFEENALLKAHAVAQGSGLPAVADDSGLCVDVLNGMPGVFSARWAGRHGDDAANLELLLAQVSDVPLEKLTAHFACAAALALPSGAFRVVEGTLPGSLVRTRRGSGGFGYDPIFVPEGESRTTAELSPEEKDAISHRGRAFRALAPVVRELLGS, encoded by the coding sequence ATGAAGATCGTGCTGGCCACCCGCAACGCGGGCAAGATCGCGGAGTTGCGCCGCATCCTCGCCGGGTTCGACATCGTCGGGCTCGAAGAGTTCCCCTCGATCGGCGAGATCGCCGAGACCGGCGTCACGTTCGAGGAGAACGCCCTGCTCAAGGCGCACGCGGTCGCCCAGGGCTCGGGCCTGCCCGCCGTGGCCGACGACTCGGGGCTCTGCGTCGACGTGCTCAACGGCATGCCGGGCGTCTTCTCGGCCCGCTGGGCGGGCCGGCACGGCGACGATGCCGCCAACCTGGAGCTGCTGCTCGCCCAGGTCTCCGACGTGCCCCTGGAGAAGCTCACCGCCCACTTCGCCTGCGCCGCCGCGCTGGCGCTGCCGTCCGGGGCGTTCCGGGTGGTGGAGGGCACGCTGCCGGGCAGCCTCGTCCGTACGCGGCGGGGGTCCGGAGGGTTCGGGTACGACCCGATCTTCGTGCCCGAGGGGGAGTCGCGTACGACGGCCGAGCTGAGCCCCGAGGAGAAGGACGCCATCAGCCACCGAGGGCGGGCCTTCCGCGCGCTGGCGCCCGTCGTGCGCGAGCTGCTCGGGTCGTAA
- a CDS encoding nicotinate phosphoribosyltransferase, which yields MTMSTALLTDHYELTMLQAALRSGAAHRRAVFEVFARHLPGGRRYGVVAGTGRVLDELERFRFGDDELTYLREHGVVDEATLAFLADYRFSGNIYGYREGDLYFPASPIMVVEGTFAEAVLLETVALSILNHDCAIASAASRMTNAAGKRPLIEMGSRRTHEAAAVAAARAAYLAGFASTSNLMAGRMYGVPTAGTAAHAFTLLHDSERAAFEAQIASLGPETTLLVDTYDVPAAVRTAVELAGTKLGAVRIDSGDLAAAAQEVREQLDALGAFDTRILVTSDLDEYAIAALAAAPVDGYGVGTSLVTGSGVPTAALVYKLVARETATGKLEAVAKRSVGKPSRGGRKEAYRLLDDQGHAETELITTGGLVPEGGIPLLHELVRDGQVVGREPLSAARDRHAAAVATLPQEALHLGRGYAAIPTEFS from the coding sequence ATGACCATGAGCACTGCGTTGCTCACAGATCACTATGAGCTGACGATGCTGCAGGCCGCCCTGCGCAGCGGTGCGGCGCACCGGCGCGCGGTCTTCGAGGTGTTCGCCCGCCACCTGCCAGGAGGCCGCCGCTACGGAGTCGTCGCCGGTACCGGACGTGTCCTGGACGAGCTCGAACGCTTCCGTTTCGGTGACGATGAACTCACCTATCTGCGCGAACACGGGGTCGTGGACGAGGCCACTCTGGCGTTTCTGGCCGATTACCGATTCTCCGGGAACATCTACGGCTACCGCGAGGGCGACCTCTACTTCCCCGCCTCCCCGATCATGGTGGTGGAGGGCACGTTCGCCGAGGCCGTGCTGCTGGAGACGGTCGCGCTGTCCATCCTGAACCACGACTGCGCGATCGCCTCCGCCGCCTCCCGCATGACGAACGCCGCCGGCAAGCGCCCGCTCATCGAGATGGGCTCGCGCCGCACGCACGAGGCCGCCGCGGTGGCCGCCGCCAGGGCCGCGTACCTCGCCGGGTTCGCCTCCACCTCCAACCTGATGGCCGGCCGCATGTACGGGGTCCCCACGGCCGGTACGGCGGCGCACGCCTTCACGCTGCTGCACGACTCGGAGCGGGCGGCGTTCGAGGCCCAGATCGCCTCGCTGGGGCCGGAGACCACGCTGCTGGTGGACACCTACGACGTGCCCGCCGCCGTACGCACGGCCGTGGAGCTGGCCGGCACCAAGCTGGGCGCGGTCCGCATCGACTCCGGCGACCTGGCCGCGGCGGCCCAGGAGGTGCGCGAGCAGCTCGACGCGCTCGGCGCCTTCGACACCCGCATCCTGGTCACCTCCGACCTCGACGAGTACGCCATCGCCGCGCTCGCCGCCGCCCCCGTGGACGGCTACGGCGTCGGCACCTCCCTGGTGACCGGCTCGGGCGTGCCGACGGCGGCCCTGGTGTACAAGCTGGTGGCGCGGGAGACGGCCACCGGCAAGCTGGAGGCCGTGGCCAAGCGCTCGGTGGGCAAGCCGTCGCGCGGGGGCCGCAAGGAGGCGTACCGGCTGCTCGACGACCAGGGCCACGCCGAGACCGAGCTGATCACCACCGGCGGCCTCGTCCCCGAGGGCGGCATCCCCCTGCTGCACGAGCTGGTCCGCGACGGCCAGGTCGTCGGCCGCGAGCCCCTGTCCGCCGCCCGCGACCGCCACGCCGCCGCCGTCGCCACCCTCCCCCAGGAGGCCCTCCACCTCGGCCGCGGGTACGCGGCGATCCCCACCGAATTCTCCTGA
- a CDS encoding DUF3352 domain-containing protein, whose product MSANNPPYGQDPDRTTAYNWNQGQPEQQPTAQYPGPPYPPQQPYQQQQYGQQPQYDAQGQGAYGQQASYGQQPDYGSQYGQQQPSYGGAPQYGGQQPQQGWQQDQGWQQQQPQQGWQQEQVGSQQGWQQQGQYAQGGWQHQGPDGFGQEPPKKGRKSWIIAVAAALAVILLGGGAVWAVGAFGGGGTQPNDVLPANSIAYARLDLDPAANQKLALFQLARKFTVTKDSFSGEDPRKALFDLINEQDSDSKLDFAKDVDPWLGSRVGFAAVPSGKEEPDFAVAVQVKDQELAKAGIAKLMEGDKYGLAFREDYALLSSTQALADKYAQGEGSLSDNAEFSEDMGAVGEQGVLSFWADMGGLIELAKKEIPAEQQAAVEQAKDARFAGALRFDSAYVELAGIVRGAKGLTPQGDLPKADLATLPASTAGALSFSGLDQAITKQWAEIEKQATAAGGTQIRQLLQQAETQFGLQLPADLATVFGKNFTVAVDSEGLDGDQVKGGVRVTTDDPAKVQAVLDKVQAALTQNGGTAPQIAKATGDGVFTAATTDEYAKKLAEEGTLGDSETFQTAIPNAADVNYALFVDLDKVEKLYLASMEGDDKANAQVLRAVGLSGTQTDTEATFSLRLLFN is encoded by the coding sequence ATGTCTGCGAACAATCCCCCCTATGGCCAGGATCCCGACCGGACCACGGCGTACAACTGGAACCAGGGGCAGCCGGAGCAGCAGCCGACGGCTCAGTATCCGGGCCCGCCCTACCCGCCGCAGCAGCCGTACCAGCAGCAGCAGTACGGCCAGCAGCCGCAGTACGACGCTCAAGGTCAGGGTGCCTACGGCCAGCAGGCGTCCTACGGCCAGCAGCCCGACTACGGCTCCCAGTACGGCCAGCAGCAGCCCTCCTACGGCGGCGCGCCCCAGTACGGCGGCCAGCAGCCCCAGCAGGGCTGGCAGCAGGACCAGGGCTGGCAACAGCAGCAACCGCAGCAGGGCTGGCAGCAGGAGCAGGTCGGCTCGCAGCAGGGCTGGCAGCAGCAGGGCCAGTACGCCCAGGGTGGCTGGCAGCACCAGGGCCCCGACGGCTTCGGCCAGGAGCCGCCGAAGAAGGGCCGCAAGAGCTGGATCATCGCCGTCGCGGCGGCACTCGCCGTGATCCTGCTCGGCGGCGGCGCGGTCTGGGCCGTGGGGGCCTTCGGCGGCGGCGGCACCCAGCCGAACGACGTGCTGCCCGCCAACTCGATCGCCTACGCCCGCCTCGACCTCGACCCGGCCGCGAACCAGAAGCTGGCACTGTTCCAGCTCGCCAGGAAGTTCACGGTCACCAAGGACTCCTTCTCCGGCGAGGACCCGCGCAAGGCGCTGTTCGACCTGATCAACGAGCAGGACTCCGACAGCAAGCTCGACTTCGCCAAGGACGTCGACCCGTGGCTGGGCAGCCGCGTCGGCTTCGCCGCCGTCCCCTCCGGCAAGGAGGAGCCCGACTTCGCGGTGGCCGTCCAGGTCAAGGACCAGGAGCTGGCCAAGGCCGGCATCGCCAAGCTCATGGAGGGCGACAAGTACGGCCTGGCCTTCCGCGAGGACTACGCGCTGCTGAGCTCCACCCAGGCCCTGGCCGACAAGTACGCCCAGGGTGAGGGCAGCCTGTCCGACAACGCCGAGTTCAGCGAGGACATGGGCGCGGTCGGCGAGCAGGGCGTGCTGTCCTTCTGGGCCGACATGGGCGGCCTGATCGAGCTGGCCAAGAAGGAGATCCCGGCCGAGCAGCAGGCGGCCGTCGAGCAGGCCAAGGACGCCAGGTTCGCCGGCGCCCTGCGCTTCGACAGCGCCTACGTCGAGCTCGCCGGCATCGTGCGCGGCGCCAAGGGCCTGACCCCGCAGGGCGACCTGCCCAAGGCCGACCTCGCCACCCTGCCCGCCTCCACGGCCGGCGCGCTGTCGTTCTCCGGCCTCGACCAGGCGATCACCAAGCAGTGGGCCGAGATCGAGAAGCAGGCCACGGCGGCCGGCGGCACCCAGATCCGCCAGCTGCTGCAGCAGGCCGAGACCCAGTTCGGCCTGCAGCTGCCCGCCGACCTGGCCACGGTCTTCGGCAAGAACTTCACGGTCGCCGTCGACAGCGAGGGCCTGGACGGCGACCAGGTCAAGGGCGGCGTGCGCGTGACGACCGACGACCCGGCCAAGGTGCAGGCGGTCCTCGACAAGGTGCAGGCGGCGCTCACGCAGAACGGCGGGACCGCCCCGCAGATCGCCAAGGCCACCGGTGACGGCGTCTTCACCGCGGCGACGACCGACGAGTACGCCAAGAAGCTCGCCGAGGAGGGCACGCTCGGCGACTCCGAGACGTTCCAGACCGCGATCCCCAACGCGGCCGACGTGAACTACGCGCTCTTCGTGGACCTGGACAAGGTCGAGAAGCTCTACCTGGCCTCCATGGAGGGCGACGACAAGGCCAACGCCCAGGTGCTGCGCGCCGTGGGGCTGAGCGGCACGCAGACCGACACCGAGGCGACGTTCTCGCTGCGGCTGCTGTTCAACTGA
- the clpS gene encoding ATP-dependent Clp protease adapter ClpS — protein MGSTAPIAVERPSSDVRPDLPWVTIVWNDPVNLMSYVTYVFQTVFGYSREKAEKLMLDVHQKGKAVVSSGTREEMERDVQILHSYGLWATLQPDSVK, from the coding sequence GTGGGTAGCACCGCTCCAATCGCCGTCGAGCGTCCGTCATCGGACGTCCGGCCCGATCTGCCATGGGTGACCATCGTCTGGAATGACCCGGTCAACCTCATGTCCTACGTGACCTATGTCTTCCAAACGGTCTTCGGCTACAGCCGGGAGAAGGCCGAGAAACTGATGCTGGACGTGCACCAGAAGGGCAAGGCTGTCGTGTCCAGTGGCACGCGCGAGGAGATGGAAAGAGATGTGCAGATTCTCCACTCCTACGGCCTGTGGGCGACGCTCCAGCCGGACTCGGTCAAGTGA
- a CDS encoding Mov34/MPN/PAD-1 family protein: MLSISQELVDKIVAHARADHPDEACGVIAGKNGVPERFIPMENAERSPTFYRFDSMEQFRVWREMDDLDEEPVVIYHSHTATEAYPSRTDISYASEPGAHYVLVSTRDEHEVEFRSYRILEGVVTEEEVRFLP, translated from the coding sequence ATGCTGTCGATCTCGCAGGAACTGGTGGACAAGATCGTCGCCCATGCGCGGGCCGATCACCCGGACGAGGCGTGCGGCGTGATCGCGGGGAAGAACGGCGTGCCCGAGCGGTTCATCCCCATGGAGAACGCCGAGCGTTCCCCGACCTTCTACCGCTTCGACTCCATGGAGCAGTTCCGGGTGTGGCGGGAGATGGACGACCTGGACGAGGAGCCGGTCGTGATCTACCACTCCCACACCGCCACCGAGGCGTACCCGTCGCGCACCGACATCTCCTATGCCTCCGAGCCCGGCGCCCACTACGTCCTGGTCTCCACCAGGGACGAGCACGAGGTGGAGTTCCGCTCCTACCGCATCCTCGAGGGTGTCGTCACGGAGGAAGAGGTAAGGTTTCTCCCATGA
- a CDS encoding PLP-dependent cysteine synthase family protein, whose protein sequence is MRFDSLIDSVGRTPLVGLPRLSPSADVRIWAKLEDRNPTGSIKDRPALWMIQEAEKDGLLTPGCTILEPTSGNTGISLAMSAKLKGYKLICVMPENTSEERRQLLRMWGAEIISSPAAGGSNEAVRVAKGLAAEHPDWVMLYQYGNPANWRSHYESTGPEILEDLPTVTHFVAGLGTTGTLMGVGRFLRERVPGVQIVAAEPRYGELVYGLRNVDEGFIPELYDESVLTTRFSVGSADALRRTRELLASEGIFAGVSTGAALHAALGVAAKAVKAGERADVVFVVADGGWKYLSTGAYEGTLDEAEERLEGQLWA, encoded by the coding sequence ATGCGTTTCGACTCACTGATCGACTCGGTCGGCCGTACTCCTCTGGTGGGGTTGCCGAGGTTGTCGCCCTCCGCCGACGTGCGGATCTGGGCCAAGCTGGAGGACCGCAACCCGACCGGCTCGATCAAGGACCGGCCGGCCCTGTGGATGATCCAGGAGGCCGAGAAGGACGGGCTGCTCACGCCGGGCTGCACGATCCTGGAGCCGACCAGCGGCAACACCGGCATCTCGCTGGCCATGTCGGCCAAGCTCAAGGGCTACAAGCTGATCTGCGTGATGCCGGAGAACACCTCGGAGGAGCGCCGCCAGCTCCTGCGCATGTGGGGGGCCGAGATCATCTCCTCGCCCGCCGCGGGCGGCTCCAACGAGGCCGTGCGGGTGGCCAAGGGGCTGGCCGCCGAGCACCCCGACTGGGTGATGCTCTACCAGTACGGCAACCCGGCCAACTGGCGCTCCCACTACGAGAGCACGGGCCCCGAGATCCTGGAGGACCTGCCCACGGTCACCCACTTCGTGGCCGGGCTCGGCACGACCGGCACCCTGATGGGCGTCGGCCGGTTCCTGCGCGAGCGGGTGCCGGGCGTGCAGATCGTCGCCGCCGAGCCGCGTTACGGCGAGCTGGTGTACGGGCTGCGCAACGTGGACGAGGGGTTCATCCCCGAGCTCTACGACGAGTCGGTGCTGACCACCCGCTTCTCCGTGGGCTCGGCCGACGCGCTGCGCCGCACCCGCGAGCTGCTGGCCTCCGAGGGCATCTTCGCCGGTGTCTCCACCGGGGCCGCGCTGCACGCCGCGCTGGGCGTGGCCGCGAAGGCCGTCAAGGCGGGCGAGCGGGCCGACGTCGTGTTCGTGGTGGCCGACGGCGGCTGGAAGTACCTGTCCACGGGCGCCTACGAGGGCACCCTGGACGAGGCGGAGGAGCGCCTGGAAGGCCAGCTCTGGGCCTAG
- a CDS encoding thioesterase family protein: MTKFDEATQAIRVDENTYDVCLDPGYAIGGPLNGGYLMAVILRAAVDASPFEHPVSQTAQFLKAPVAGPAQVRIEPLKAGRTAAFARATLVQDGVAQIEGLITTATLQDVEPVYQDEAAHTLPPIEDCAKLPDPKPESGMTLNAQMDLLFDPPTIGWLKGQPTGRPESRAYFRMAEPQDPDPYVLALAVDALPPVVFSAGGRGWAPTVDLTWHLRALPAPGWLTLLGSGRLVSDGWFDEEVEVRDSTGRLVAQSRQLARVGRG; the protein is encoded by the coding sequence ATGACCAAGTTCGACGAGGCCACGCAGGCGATCAGGGTGGACGAGAACACCTATGACGTGTGTCTCGACCCTGGATACGCGATCGGCGGCCCGCTCAACGGCGGCTACCTGATGGCCGTGATCCTGCGCGCGGCGGTGGACGCCTCGCCGTTCGAACATCCCGTGAGCCAGACGGCGCAGTTCCTGAAAGCACCGGTCGCCGGGCCCGCGCAGGTCAGGATCGAGCCGCTGAAGGCGGGCAGGACGGCCGCGTTCGCCAGGGCGACGCTGGTGCAGGACGGTGTGGCACAGATCGAGGGCCTGATCACGACGGCCACGCTGCAGGACGTCGAGCCGGTCTACCAGGACGAGGCGGCCCACACCCTGCCCCCGATCGAGGACTGCGCCAAGCTCCCCGACCCCAAGCCCGAGTCGGGCATGACCCTGAACGCCCAGATGGACCTGCTCTTCGACCCGCCCACGATCGGCTGGCTGAAGGGGCAGCCCACCGGCAGGCCGGAGTCGCGGGCGTACTTCAGGATGGCCGAGCCCCAGGACCCGGACCCGTACGTGCTCGCACTGGCCGTGGACGCGCTGCCGCCCGTGGTGTTCTCCGCCGGAGGGCGCGGCTGGGCGCCCACCGTGGACCTCACCTGGCACCTGCGCGCCCTGCCCGCGCCCGGCTGGCTCACGCTGCTCGGCAGCGGCCGGCTGGTCTCCGACGGCTGGTTCGACGAGGAGGTCGAGGTACGCGACTCCACCGGCCGCCTCGTCGCCCAGTCACGCCAGCTCGCCCGCGTCGGAAGAGGCTGA
- the rph gene encoding ribonuclease PH: protein MSRQDGRNPDQLRPITITRRWLTHAEGSVLVEFGGTRVLCAASVQDSVPRWRRGSGQGWVTAEYAMLPRATNTRNDRESVRGKIGGRTHEISRLIGRSLRACVDYKALGENSILLDCDVLQADGGTRTAAITGAYVALADAVSWMRERRMCPGDPLIGSVSAVSVGVVGSVPMLDLCYTEDVAAETDMNVVMTGEGTFVEVQGTAEGAPFDRGALDQLLDLAVAGCEELTLIQREALES, encoded by the coding sequence ATGTCCCGACAGGATGGCCGCAACCCTGACCAGCTACGTCCCATCACCATCACCCGGCGGTGGCTGACGCATGCGGAAGGGTCCGTGCTGGTCGAATTCGGCGGCACGCGCGTGTTGTGCGCCGCGTCCGTGCAGGACAGCGTGCCGCGCTGGCGCAGGGGCAGCGGCCAGGGCTGGGTTACGGCCGAATACGCCATGCTGCCGCGGGCGACCAATACACGTAACGATCGCGAATCGGTCCGCGGGAAAATCGGCGGGCGTACTCACGAGATTTCCCGGTTGATCGGGCGTTCGCTGCGCGCCTGCGTCGATTACAAGGCGTTGGGTGAAAACTCCATTCTGCTCGACTGCGACGTGCTGCAGGCAGACGGCGGCACCCGTACGGCCGCCATCACCGGCGCCTACGTCGCGCTGGCCGACGCGGTCTCCTGGATGCGCGAGCGCCGCATGTGCCCCGGCGACCCGCTCATCGGCTCGGTCTCGGCCGTCTCCGTCGGCGTGGTCGGCTCGGTGCCGATGCTCGACCTCTGCTACACCGAGGACGTCGCCGCCGAGACCGACATGAACGTCGTGATGACGGGCGAGGGCACGTTCGTCGAGGTCCAGGGCACGGCCGAGGGCGCGCCGTTCGACCGCGGGGCGCTCGACCAGCTCCTCGACCTGGCCGTGGCCGGCTGCGAGGAGCTGACCCTGATCCAGCGGGAGGCCCTGGAGTCATGA